ATACCTTGATTCCCAAAGGTGCTAGTAAAGAGCCAATCCAACCATTCTCACTGTAGACAGTTGTTAAAGTTAACCCAGCGACTGCTGTTGGTAATGCAAAAGGTAAATCTATAGTCGCATCAAGCAAGCGCTTCAAAGGGAAATCGTACCGCACAAAGACCCAAGCAATGAGAGTTCCAAAAAACCCATTGATGAGACCAGCAGACAATGAGGTAACAAAAGTCACTTCGTAAGTTGCCAGAGCAATCGGGCTGGTCGCAATTTCCCAAAATCGGGCTGGAGGTTCAGTACTTGCCTTTGCGACCATTGCAAGGACAGGTAGAAACAACATGACACTTAAATAGGCAATGGTGATTCGCCAAGTCCAAGGCAAGTTGTAGAGATGTTGTAAATACCTTTTCCAAATAGGAGGCTGTTGGCGAACAGTTCTCCTGGTAGAAGTTGATGGAGGAGATGAAATGGTCATTAGTTGTTAGTTGTTTAATTCCTATTTTGCTTTTCCTTGAATTTGGTCAAAGATTGCGCCATCTGCAAAGAACTTTGTCTGGATGGAGTCCCAACCACTGTAGTCTTGCACTGTGCCTAGATTTTTAACTTTTGGATACTTGTCTGAAATAGCTTTGTTCTGAGCGACTGTCTCATTTACAGATCGGAATCCTACCTTGGCAAACTCTTCCTGAGCTTCCGGTTCATACAAGAATTTGACAAAAGCTTCTGTAACTTCACGGTTTCCGTGTTTATCAACGTTCTTATCTACAACTGCAATTGGATTATCGATGGATATATTGATATCAGGTATGATGTAATTGACTTTCTCTCCCTTCTGCTGTGCCAAAATAATTTCGTTCTCGTAGTTGATGAGGGCGTCACCTTGTCCTTGCTTAAAAAAGGCGTCAGTTGCTTCACGAGCATCTTTTGTCAGGACTGGCACGTTGCTGTAGACTGTTCTTACAAACTCAATCGCCTTATCTTCTCCCGCTCCACTCTTGATGGCTGAATTCCATAATGTGAGGAAGTTCCAGCGTGCAATACCAGAGGTTTTGGGGTCAGCCGTGATGAGTTTTACACCATTTTTTGCTAAATCTGCCCAAGTTTTAATACCTTTGGGGTTTCCTTCACGAGTGACTAAGGCTGCAACTGATTTGGAAACAATACCATTGTTAGGAACTTCTTTCTCCCATCCTGGCTGAATCAAACCAGCTTTCTCAATTCTTCCCACGTCTAAGCCAAGTGCCAAGTGAACAACGTCCGCTTCCAAACCATCAATCACCGCACGGGTTTGGGATCCAGAACCGCCATAGCTTTGATTGAACGTGACATTTTGGTTGTGCTCTTTCTTCCACTTTTCCACAAATTTTGGAATAATGGCTTCATGCGCTGCTTTTGTCACGGCGAAGGAAACAAGAGTGATTTCAGCATCTTGTTTGTTTGCAGCGACAGGGCTGGCTGTTGCATCAGATCCTGTGCTATTTCCAGAAGAACTATTTGTATTGCCACCAGAACAAGCTGCGATCGCTACACTTAAACTGATTCCTACTAAAAAGAGTGATAAAAAGCTTTTTAAAGACTTAAGCTTAAATTTATCGGTGATTTGCAAAAATGATTGCCCTGCTTGTCTCAGAACAGCCTGCCAAAAACTCATACTCTCGCCCCCCGAAGTTATACGGTTCATTAGTTAGCTAACCGTATTTATTGTTCATTGTGAGAGATATTACATGGCATACGCTAAAAAAGCAAGAGGAAAACTGCACTTTATCTATCAGAAAAGTGGTATTTTTGACAGTGACCAGTAATCAGTGACCAGTGACCAAGACAGCTTGGGTGTTTATCGGTAACTCATGGGTAAGCCATCCTGAAATGCTAAAAGTTCTCCTGGTTGGATTGTTGTCCAAACTTCATTGTCAGTTAGGGGGGTAGTGGCAATGATGGCAACGCGATCGCTTGGAGTTGTTAGTTCGTTAAAGTCTACAGTCAAGTCCTCATCAATCAAATGGGCAGCAGCAAAAGGAGCTTGACGCACTATGTAGCTGAGTTTGGTTGAGCAATGGGCAAAAAAGTGTTCCCCATCTGATAGCAAATAGTTAAAAGTACCCTTTTCTGCAATAAAACTAGTGATTTCACTGAGAACTAAATAAAATTTTTCTATAGGTGGCTTACTATGAGGAAAAGAGGCTCGCAGCTTGTCTAAGATAAGGCAGAATGCTTTTTCGCTATCAGTGTTGCCTACAGGTTGATAAAACTCTAAATCCTGAGGATGAAAATCGCGCAAATCCCCATTGTGAGCAAAAACCCAATACTTACCCCACATTTCCCGCCGAAACGGGTGGCAATTTTCTAGAGAAATTTCACCTTGAGTCGCTTTGCGAATGTGGGCGATCGCGTGTTTGGTGTGGATGGGAAAGCACCGCACCAAATCCGCAATGGG
This genomic interval from Scytonema hofmannii PCC 7110 contains the following:
- the cysT gene encoding sulfate ABC transporter permease subunit CysT, giving the protein MTISSPPSTSTRRTVRQQPPIWKRYLQHLYNLPWTWRITIAYLSVMLFLPVLAMVAKASTEPPARFWEIATSPIALATYEVTFVTSLSAGLINGFFGTLIAWVFVRYDFPLKRLLDATIDLPFALPTAVAGLTLTTVYSENGWIGSLLAPLGIKVSFTRLGVGIAMIFISLPFIVRTVQPVLLEMEKEIEEAAWCLGASQLQTFLKVILPPLFPSILTGVALGFSRAVGEYGSTVIIASNTPFKDLIAPVLIFQRLEQYDYSGATVIGMVLLIISLVMLLGINLIQAWGRRYDAR
- a CDS encoding sulfate ABC transporter substrate-binding protein; the encoded protein is MSFWQAVLRQAGQSFLQITDKFKLKSLKSFLSLFLVGISLSVAIAACSGGNTNSSSGNSTGSDATASPVAANKQDAEITLVSFAVTKAAHEAIIPKFVEKWKKEHNQNVTFNQSYGGSGSQTRAVIDGLEADVVHLALGLDVGRIEKAGLIQPGWEKEVPNNGIVSKSVAALVTREGNPKGIKTWADLAKNGVKLITADPKTSGIARWNFLTLWNSAIKSGAGEDKAIEFVRTVYSNVPVLTKDAREATDAFFKQGQGDALINYENEIILAQQKGEKVNYIIPDINISIDNPIAVVDKNVDKHGNREVTEAFVKFLYEPEAQEEFAKVGFRSVNETVAQNKAISDKYPKVKNLGTVQDYSGWDSIQTKFFADGAIFDQIQGKAK
- a CDS encoding class II glutamine amidotransferase — its product is MCQLLGMNCNVPTDICFSFEGFAARGGKTDDHRDGWGIAFFEGKGCRLFLDAKPSIASPIADLVRCFPIHTKHAIAHIRKATQGEISLENCHPFRREMWGKYWVFAHNGDLRDFHPQDLEFYQPVGNTDSEKAFCLILDKLRASFPHSKPPIEKFYLVLSEITSFIAEKGTFNYLLSDGEHFFAHCSTKLSYIVRQAPFAAAHLIDEDLTVDFNELTTPSDRVAIIATTPLTDNEVWTTIQPGELLAFQDGLPMSYR